A single Sphingomonas sp. OV641 DNA region contains:
- a CDS encoding AbrB/MazE/SpoVT family DNA-binding domain-containing protein → MEAQRVKIVDGGKLVIPAAMRRELGITTGDTVLVDVDDGELRVRSVPRALERARAILRKYVPEGVGLADELIAERRREAERE, encoded by the coding sequence ATGGAAGCACAGAGGGTCAAGATCGTGGATGGTGGCAAGCTCGTGATCCCGGCGGCAATGCGCCGTGAGCTCGGGATCACCACAGGTGACACCGTTCTCGTCGATGTGGACGATGGCGAGTTGCGGGTACGGTCCGTACCGAGAGCGTTAGAGCGGGCTCGCGCGATCCTTCGCAAGTATGTGCCCGAAGGCGTCGGCCTGGCTGACGAGCTGATTGCCGAACGCCGGCGTGAGGCGGAGCGTGAGTAG